In one Hemitrygon akajei chromosome 3, sHemAka1.3, whole genome shotgun sequence genomic region, the following are encoded:
- the cfl2 gene encoding cofilin-2 isoform X2, which translates to MKVRKSSSPEEVKKRKKAVLFCLSEDKKQIIVEEAKEILVGEIGGTVQDPYSSFVKLLPSTDCRYALYDATYETKESKKEDLVFIFWAPEKASLKSKMIYASSKDAIKKKFTGIKHEWQVNAIDEIQDRNTLAEKLGGNVVVSLEGITLHNDN; encoded by the exons ATGAAAGTAAGGAAATCTTCATCCCCAGAAGAAgtcaaaaaaagaaagaaagcagtACTGTTCTGCCTTAGTGAAGATAAAAAACAGATAATTGTAGAGGAAGCCAAAGAAATATTGGTGGGTGAAATTGGGGGAACTGTGCAGGACCCCTACTCATCCTTTGTTAAGTTGCTACCTTCGACTGACTGTCGTTATGCTTTGTATGATGCTACATACGAGACAAAAGAATCCAAGAAAGAAGATTTGGTATTTATATTCTg GGCTCCAGAGAAGGCAAGCCTTAAAAGCAAGATGATATACGCTAGCTCAAAGGATGCTATTAAAAAGAAATTTACAG gtATTAAACATGAATGGCAAGTTAATGCAATAGATGAAATTCAGGACCGTAATACGCTTGCAGAGAAACTGGGCGGCAATGTGGTGGTTTCACTTGAAGGAATAACCTTGCACAATGACAATTGA
- the cfl2 gene encoding cofilin-2 isoform X1 yields MASGVTVNDEVIKVFNDMKVRKSSSPEEVKKRKKAVLFCLSEDKKQIIVEEAKEILVGEIGGTVQDPYSSFVKLLPSTDCRYALYDATYETKESKKEDLVFIFWAPEKASLKSKMIYASSKDAIKKKFTGIKHEWQVNAIDEIQDRNTLAEKLGGNVVVSLEGITLHNDN; encoded by the exons ATG GCCTCTGGAGTAACAGTGAACGATGAAGTTATTAAAGTCTTCAATGACATGAAAGTAAGGAAATCTTCATCCCCAGAAGAAgtcaaaaaaagaaagaaagcagtACTGTTCTGCCTTAGTGAAGATAAAAAACAGATAATTGTAGAGGAAGCCAAAGAAATATTGGTGGGTGAAATTGGGGGAACTGTGCAGGACCCCTACTCATCCTTTGTTAAGTTGCTACCTTCGACTGACTGTCGTTATGCTTTGTATGATGCTACATACGAGACAAAAGAATCCAAGAAAGAAGATTTGGTATTTATATTCTg GGCTCCAGAGAAGGCAAGCCTTAAAAGCAAGATGATATACGCTAGCTCAAAGGATGCTATTAAAAAGAAATTTACAG gtATTAAACATGAATGGCAAGTTAATGCAATAGATGAAATTCAGGACCGTAATACGCTTGCAGAGAAACTGGGCGGCAATGTGGTGGTTTCACTTGAAGGAATAACCTTGCACAATGACAATTGA